In Clavibacter capsici, a single genomic region encodes these proteins:
- a CDS encoding rhodanese-like domain-containing protein: MKSITVQQLAASAGATIIDVREPDEYAGGHARSAVNVPLSELGGRIDEIPTGQPVHVICQSGGRSARATDALTARGIDAIDVTGGTSAWVDADLPTDRA; encoded by the coding sequence ATGAAGAGCATCACCGTCCAGCAGCTCGCCGCATCCGCGGGAGCCACCATCATCGACGTGCGCGAGCCCGACGAGTACGCCGGCGGCCACGCTCGTTCGGCCGTGAACGTCCCGCTGTCCGAGCTCGGCGGACGCATCGACGAGATCCCGACGGGCCAGCCCGTGCATGTCATCTGCCAGTCCGGCGGCCGCAGCGCCCGAGCCACCGACGCGCTCACCGCCCGCGGTATCGACGCCATCGACGTCACCGGAGGCACTTCCGCGTGGGTCGACGCGGACCTGCCGACCGACCGCGCATGA
- a CDS encoding metal-sensitive transcriptional regulator → MSDASGQLHDAVAVRKVANRLKRAQGQLSAVIAAVENGGDCRDVVTQLAAVSSALDRAGFAIVSTAMQQCLVADDVADLDSAEDGAPSPRKLTIEEIEKLFLTLA, encoded by the coding sequence ATGAGCGACGCCAGCGGGCAGCTCCACGACGCCGTCGCGGTGAGGAAGGTCGCGAACCGGCTCAAGCGCGCTCAGGGCCAGCTCAGTGCCGTCATCGCCGCTGTCGAGAACGGCGGTGACTGCCGCGACGTCGTCACCCAGCTCGCCGCCGTATCCAGTGCGCTGGACCGTGCCGGCTTCGCGATCGTCTCCACCGCGATGCAGCAGTGCCTAGTCGCCGACGACGTCGCCGACCTCGACAGCGCCGAGGACGGTGCACCCTCACCACGGAAGCTCACCATCGAGGAGATCGAGAAGCTCTTCCTCACGCTCGCATAG
- a CDS encoding recombinase family protein → MRLLGYTRVSTTSQDAQLQLDALVKDGVQKRDVFADVTSGSRAAIERPGMKKLLEYAEDGDTIVVWRIDRLGRSMLDVLSTVKLLRERGVQIRSISDGIDPATTSGRLMLGMLASLAEYERELIVERVNAGIAVARDNGTRFGRPLSDPAVIADKLQIATDARARGRTAEDAARLVGWSRATLYRHQSNAARESAAM, encoded by the coding sequence GTGAGGCTTCTGGGATACACGCGAGTGAGCACGACGAGTCAGGATGCGCAGCTCCAGCTCGACGCGCTGGTGAAGGACGGTGTGCAGAAGCGGGACGTGTTCGCCGACGTCACCTCCGGCAGCCGGGCCGCGATCGAGCGGCCGGGGATGAAGAAGCTGCTCGAGTACGCCGAGGACGGCGACACCATCGTCGTCTGGCGGATTGACCGCCTGGGCCGCTCCATGCTCGACGTCCTCAGCACCGTCAAGCTCCTACGCGAACGCGGTGTGCAGATCCGATCCATCTCCGACGGCATCGACCCGGCGACCACCTCGGGCCGGCTGATGCTGGGCATGCTCGCGAGCCTGGCCGAGTACGAGCGCGAGCTCATCGTCGAGCGCGTCAACGCCGGCATCGCCGTCGCACGCGACAACGGGACCCGCTTCGGTCGCCCCCTGTCCGATCCGGCCGTGATCGCCGACAAGCTCCAGATCGCGACCGACGCGCGCGCCCGCGGCCGGACCGCGGAAGACGCGGCACGGCTTGTCGGGTGGAGCCGGGCGACGTTGTACCGGCACCAGTCGAACGCTGCGCGCGAGAGCGCCGCGATGTAG
- a CDS encoding Mu transposase C-terminal domain-containing protein, producing the protein MDGLGRWRILRLHVEDEIPLAVLARTTGVSARTLQRWHHLYRAGGIAALDPHARGDAGRRRTAAATVAFVERLALTRPRPSIATLHRLAAADALQRGDSIPSYSTVREIVQALEPALVTLALEGPASYRDRHELVYRRRAERPNQTWQADHTELDVLIVGTSGKPDRPWLTVIMDDYSRAICGYTVFTGAPSAMNTALALRQAIWRKPDPGWAMCGIPDILHVDHGTDFTSRHLEHTAAELRIRIIHSTVGRPQGRGKIERFFGTITTELLPLLPGRLSAGNRHPTPALDLAGLDAAIGSFISTYNDRPHKELGVTPRAAWIGDGWLPRMPESLVELDGLLLTVPKSRTVQRDGIHFQGQRYLAPTLAPFVGRTVTIRYDPRDISEIRVYDHNTFICVAVDEAHPNLRMSLREVETARRARRRQLRRDLNDRIPTTAAARAELPATAPPPRRPRLRTYEEDG; encoded by the coding sequence GTGGACGGGCTCGGACGGTGGCGGATTCTTCGGCTGCATGTCGAAGACGAGATCCCGCTCGCGGTTCTCGCCCGCACCACCGGCGTCAGCGCACGCACCCTGCAACGCTGGCACCACCTCTACCGCGCCGGCGGCATCGCCGCCCTCGACCCCCACGCGCGGGGCGACGCGGGGCGGCGGCGAACAGCTGCAGCGACGGTCGCGTTCGTCGAGCGGCTCGCGCTGACCAGGCCCCGACCGAGCATCGCGACCCTGCACCGGCTTGCCGCCGCGGATGCGTTGCAGCGCGGAGACTCGATCCCGAGCTACTCCACGGTGCGGGAGATCGTTCAGGCCCTCGAGCCCGCGTTGGTGACGCTGGCTCTGGAGGGGCCGGCGTCGTATCGGGATCGGCACGAGCTCGTGTACCGGCGCCGGGCGGAGCGCCCGAACCAGACGTGGCAGGCCGACCACACCGAGCTCGACGTCCTCATCGTCGGCACTAGCGGGAAGCCCGACCGGCCTTGGCTGACGGTCATCATGGACGATTACTCCCGTGCCATCTGCGGGTACACCGTCTTCACCGGCGCCCCTTCGGCGATGAACACCGCCCTGGCGCTGCGGCAAGCGATCTGGCGAAAACCCGATCCGGGCTGGGCGATGTGCGGGATCCCTGACATCCTCCATGTCGACCACGGCACCGACTTCACCAGCCGGCACCTCGAGCACACGGCCGCGGAGCTGCGGATCCGGATCATCCACTCCACCGTCGGCCGCCCCCAGGGCCGCGGGAAGATCGAGCGGTTCTTCGGCACCATCACCACGGAACTGCTCCCGCTCCTCCCCGGCCGCCTCAGCGCCGGGAACCGGCATCCGACCCCGGCGCTCGACCTCGCCGGCCTCGACGCCGCCATCGGGTCGTTCATCTCCACCTACAACGACCGCCCACACAAGGAGCTCGGCGTCACGCCCCGCGCGGCGTGGATCGGCGACGGGTGGCTGCCTCGGATGCCGGAGAGTCTCGTGGAGCTCGACGGGCTCCTGCTCACTGTCCCGAAGAGCCGCACCGTGCAGCGCGACGGGATCCACTTCCAGGGCCAGCGGTACCTCGCCCCTACTCTCGCGCCGTTCGTCGGCCGGACCGTGACCATCCGGTACGACCCGCGTGACATCTCCGAGATCCGCGTCTACGACCACAACACCTTCATCTGCGTCGCCGTCGACGAGGCGCACCCGAATCTGCGGATGAGCCTGCGCGAGGTCGAGACCGCACGCCGTGCCCGACGCCGGCAGCTGCGCCGGGACCTCAACGACCGCATCCCCACCACCGCCGCCGCACGCGCCGAGCTGCCCGCGACAGCACCGCCGCCGCGGCGGCCGCGGCTGCGCACCTATGAAGAGGACGGATGA
- a CDS encoding AAA family ATPase, whose product MPDTFITTKEHRRFVEFANAVRKEQTIGICHGDAGVGKTNSARRYAHWDTLEPYVHEWGRRGADDPKLDAAANRSRAVFYTPDVLPRPKDLMRELDRWTVDLGIRIEDHQRTIGKIIGTGGDARRWVELLIIDEAERLTPTALELLRDWHDREHLAIILIGMPGIDQRFRHYPQLYSRLGFAHRYRALGQEELLFVLDRHWKRLGHTLNTEDFTDVQAIAAIERITRGNFRLLERLFPQIQRVLKINQLETITDDVIEAAASILVTG is encoded by the coding sequence ATGCCCGACACGTTCATCACCACGAAAGAGCACCGGCGGTTCGTCGAGTTCGCGAACGCCGTCCGGAAGGAGCAGACCATCGGGATCTGCCACGGCGACGCCGGCGTCGGAAAGACCAACTCCGCCCGCCGATACGCGCACTGGGACACTCTTGAGCCCTACGTCCACGAGTGGGGTCGGCGCGGCGCGGATGACCCCAAGCTCGACGCCGCCGCCAACCGCTCGCGCGCCGTGTTCTACACGCCCGACGTTCTACCCCGGCCGAAGGACCTCATGCGAGAGCTCGACCGCTGGACGGTCGACCTCGGCATCAGGATCGAGGATCACCAGCGCACGATCGGAAAGATCATCGGTACCGGCGGCGACGCGCGCCGGTGGGTCGAGCTGCTGATCATCGACGAAGCGGAACGGCTCACGCCCACCGCGCTCGAGCTCCTACGCGATTGGCACGACCGCGAGCACCTCGCGATCATCCTCATCGGCATGCCCGGCATCGACCAGCGCTTCCGCCACTACCCGCAGCTCTACAGCCGCCTCGGCTTCGCCCACCGCTACCGTGCCCTCGGCCAGGAAGAGCTCCTCTTCGTCCTCGACCGCCACTGGAAGCGCCTCGGCCACACACTCAACACCGAAGATTTCACGGATGTCCAGGCCATCGCCGCCATCGAACGCATCACCCGCGGCAACTTCCGCCTCCTCGAGCGGCTCTTCCCGCAGATCCAACGTGTGCTCAAGATCAACCAGTTGGAGACCATCACCGATGACGTCATCGAAGCAGCTGCCAGCATCCTCGTCACCGGATGA
- a CDS encoding ribbon-helix-helix domain-containing protein encodes MTLSKKDQDRYDRMAAIEEASTGAPLPGDSAHGADAAEIGAQLLLDALGSEAAVSKAIGRPKLGGAVPDGEHSPTIHVRLPQDRKDRLERLRIVQRRKYAADLVRDAIDEYLDRHKDDLHRVAG; translated from the coding sequence GTGACACTCTCGAAGAAGGACCAGGACCGCTACGACCGCATGGCGGCAATCGAGGAGGCGTCGACGGGTGCGCCGCTGCCCGGCGATAGCGCGCATGGCGCTGACGCGGCCGAGATCGGGGCGCAGCTGCTCCTCGACGCGCTCGGCAGCGAGGCGGCCGTCTCCAAGGCAATTGGCCGGCCGAAGCTGGGTGGCGCGGTGCCGGACGGCGAGCACTCGCCAACGATCCACGTCCGCCTCCCCCAGGACCGCAAGGACCGTCTAGAGCGTCTGCGAATCGTGCAGCGCCGCAAGTACGCAGCAGATCTGGTCCGGGACGCGATCGACGAGTATCTCGATCGACACAAGGACGACCTGCACCGCGTCGCGGGCTGA